A DNA window from Halichondria panicea chromosome 16, odHalPani1.1, whole genome shotgun sequence contains the following coding sequences:
- the LOC135350272 gene encoding uncharacterized protein LOC135350272 isoform X3 — MGLYCCLCANESLDNRRRKKLNGHSCSEAREVLVQLLPVPLHCIPETSASDSILCHQCEKQLKNVHAQQEKLCKVKKEATELINGLLSRHAEDNLLPPPPKRSRVMQEPPTPPIPSSVSVPTIPSVSAATIPPVSAATIPSASAATIPPVYVSAATIPPVSAATIPSASAATIPPVYVSAATIPPVSAATIPSASAAMSAANLRTTAATQLPSSQIPQSSSNLPSFEVVVPYSQQTRKYIIKTPTRQTAIRRLVRKSYTALTSGTVNSPRAKRALLSQLALTIKNEMKKIGTNKHDSILRDNNEAVKRFSWETVRLELYKMVPTLMSLLSLLIPNPENRIPLICTIASQLLKCRHQHLSLVQRVVSVMLYGHGTHKQVFSNLQPLNLCLSHKGSLNIVRGISQDYDVEVQEWRDKLIERIPKPTADVSVKFVSFSNFSVYRILISQYRSLTLPSQTATDADYSLTEQDVPLSELNASFSSDDYSHPDFSPITSVEDNEVDENVADDLETSLIVDDPQNQSDQSQPTSSSTFTWTGFKFVGDNLDKRVKPRYQRADMRGHEGHYFHGFAVRDRIDMCRFSEEKPSRVEPQASELLASSDDVSAYKTELEILISRILVEHMGDVFDSEKKNVMKHIPSKYSEEMASSSKTVPLSVLLLNENKLEEMSQILKHYMELVPALSCEGKFTLGNGTTITFDDTRLWEVLFGGDQLTVARIRGTQTLRDTEESPGDRLEGIIPVVEDWHTRMTFLRECCTS, encoded by the exons ATGGGCCTCTACTGCTGTTTGTGTGCGAATGAGTCTCTGGACAACCGAAGGCGAAAGAAGCTCAATGGTCATAGCTGTTCTGAAGCAAGAGAAGTACTTGTGCAGCTCCTTCCAGTACCTCTGCATTGCATCCCTGAAACTAGTGCTAGTGACAGTATATTGTGTCACCAGTGCGAGAAACAACTGAAGAATGTCCATGCTCAACAAGAAAAGCTATGCAAGGTAAAGAAGGAAGCAACAGAGCTAATAAATGGTCTGCTTTCAAGACATGCAGAAGATAACTTATTACCACCACCACCAAAAAGAAGTAGAGTTATGCAGGAaccccccacaccacccatTCCATCATCTGTTTCAGTACCAACCATTCCATCAGTGTCAGCAGCAACCATTCCACCAGTGTCAGCAGCAACCATTCCATCAGCGTCAGCAGCAACCATTCCACCGGTGTACGTGTCAGCAGCAACCATTCCACCAGTGTCAGCAGCAACCATTCCATCAGCGTCAGCAGCAACCATTCCACCGGTGTACGTGTCAGCAGCAACCATTCCACCAGTGTCAGCAGCAACCATTCCATCAGCGTCAGCAGCAATGTCAGCAGCTAATCTACGAACAACTGCAGCCACTCAGCTACCATCATCTCAGATACCGCAAAGCAGCTCTAATTTGCCCAGTTTTGAG gttgtAGTACCCTATTCGCAGCAGACCCGAAAGTACATTATCAAAACTCCGACTCGACAGACTGCCATTAGGCGTTTGGTCCGAAAGAGTTACACCGCTCTTACCTCTGGTACCGTAAACTCTCCTAGGGCAAAGAGGGCATTGTTATCACAGTTGGCACTGACAATCAAAAATGAGATGAAGAAGATAGGTACAAATAAACATGATTCAATTTTAAGGGACAACAATGAAGCAGTGAAACGATTCAGCTGGGAGACAGTGAGATTGGAGCTTTATAAGATGGTTCCAACTCTCATGTCACTGCTTTCGCTGCTGATACCAAACCCAGAAAACCGTATACCCCTTATTTGCACTATTGCATCCCAATTGTTGAAGTGCAGGCATCAACACCTATCGTTAGTCCAGAGGGTTGTTTCCGTCATGTTGTATGGACATGGAACTCACAAGCAg GTGTTCAGCAATCTGCAGCCACTGAACTTATGCCTCTCCCACAAAGGATCGCTGAACATTGTGAGAGGTATTTCTCAAGACTATGACGTTGAAGTACAAGAGTGGCGGGACAAGTTGATTGAGAGAATCCCCAAACCCACTGCGGATGTATCGGTAAAATTTGTATCAtttagtaattttagcgtgtATAGAATACTCATATCACAGTATCGATCGCTGACACTACCATCACAAACCGCTACTGATGCGGACTACTCCCTGACAGAACAGGATGTACCTCTGAGCGAGCTTAACGCAAGCTTCTCATCTGATGACTATAGTCATCCAGATTTTAGTCCGATTACATCTGTTGAGGATAATGAGGTGGATGAGAACGTAGCAGATGATCTGGAGACCAGTTTAATCGTTGATGATCCTCAG AATCAAAGTGACCAGTCCCAGCCAACATCAAGTTCCACTTTCACCTGGACTGGATTTAAATTTGTTGGGGACAACCTCGATAAGAGGGTGAAGCCACGGTATCAAAGAGCAGATATGAGAGGCCATGAAGGGCACTATTTTCATGGTTTTGCTGTTCGTGATAGAATAGATATGTGCAGGTTTTCAGAAGAGAAACCATCTCGAGTTGAACCACAGGCATCAGAGCTACTAGCCTCCAGTGATGACGTCTCAGCTTACAAAACGGAGTTGGAGATACTAATTTCACG AATACTAGTTGAGCACATGGGAGATGTATTTGACAGTGAGAAGAAAAACGTCATGAAACACATCCCCAGTAAATACTCGGAGGAAATGGCATCTTCATCGAAAACG GTTCCGCTTAGTGTATTGCTTCTTAATGAGAATAAGCTGGAGGAGATGAGCCAAATTTTGAAGCACTACATGGAGCTGGTCCCTGCTTTGTCTTGTGAAGGCAAATTTACTCTTGGGAATGGAACCACTATCACGTTCGACGATAcaaggctatgggaagtgctTTTTGGAGGAGATCAATTAACGGTAGCCAGAATTCGTGGAACACAGACTCTGAGGGACACTGAGGAAAGCCCTGGAGATCGGCTTGAGGGCATCATCCCTGTGGTGGAGGACTGGCACACTAGGATGACCTTCTTGAGG GAATGTTGTACCAGCTGA
- the LOC135350272 gene encoding uncharacterized protein LOC135350272 isoform X2: MGLYCCLCANESLDNRRRKKLNGHSCSEAREVLVQLLPVPLHCIPETSASDSILCHQCEKQLKNVHAQQEKLCKVKKEATELINGLLSRHAEDNLLPPPPKRSRVMQEPPTPPIPSSVSVPTIPSVSAATIPPVSAATIPSASAATIPPVYVSAATIPPVSAATIPSASAATIPPVYVSAATIPPVSAATIPSASAAMSAANLRTTAATQLPSSQIPQSSSNLPSFEVVVPYSQQTRKYIIKTPTRQTAIRRLVRKSYTALTSGTVNSPRAKRALLSQLALTIKNEMKKIGTNKHDSILRDNNEAVKRFSWETVRLELYKMVPTLMSLLSLLIPNPENRIPLICTIASQLLKCRHQHLSLVQRVVSVMLYGHGTHKQVFSNLQPLNLCLSHKGSLNIVRGISQDYDVEVQEWRDKLIERIPKPTADVSYRSLTLPSQTATDADYSLTEQDVPLSELNASFSSDDYSHPDFSPITSVEDNEVDENVADDLETSLIVDDPQNQSDQSQPTSSSTFTWTGFKFVGDNLDKRVKPRYQRADMRGHEGHYFHGFAVRDRIDMCRFSEEKPSRVEPQASELLASSDDVSAYKTELEILISRILVEHMGDVFDSEKKNVMKHIPSKYSEEMASSSKTVPLSVLLLNENKLEEMSQILKHYMELVPALSCEGKFTLGNGTTITFDDTRLWEVLFGGDQLTVARIRGTQTLRDTEESPGDRLEGIIPVVEDWHTRMTFLRLVWGRHYSKESTREVGTMYHLRNLICRNVVPADPEKNMNAAEDFMLLLVHCHVTAAAHHLMQKKAHNLATLTKEIIDTFVHFQDVSQIGQTTPDSNDKVHLYATELLSLGLLWYGFHDAVREADGDRILRYWKLLLVPFKSSAHRNYAKEAVNILFQYHYVFSERQKMQLLWSRCVNTRGYKGANIPCDLYMEHLNRRLKTVVRGMGSNVSPDKIQRAGKTLQPIQTVCEAFEKETTNEIRSDRHPYPSFEKDFKLIFDTLIKNKVFSDVPGRNHPSYKFKKSIFKLNSRNELIKKVNTTLKKLV; the protein is encoded by the exons ATGGGCCTCTACTGCTGTTTGTGTGCGAATGAGTCTCTGGACAACCGAAGGCGAAAGAAGCTCAATGGTCATAGCTGTTCTGAAGCAAGAGAAGTACTTGTGCAGCTCCTTCCAGTACCTCTGCATTGCATCCCTGAAACTAGTGCTAGTGACAGTATATTGTGTCACCAGTGCGAGAAACAACTGAAGAATGTCCATGCTCAACAAGAAAAGCTATGCAAGGTAAAGAAGGAAGCAACAGAGCTAATAAATGGTCTGCTTTCAAGACATGCAGAAGATAACTTATTACCACCACCACCAAAAAGAAGTAGAGTTATGCAGGAaccccccacaccacccatTCCATCATCTGTTTCAGTACCAACCATTCCATCAGTGTCAGCAGCAACCATTCCACCAGTGTCAGCAGCAACCATTCCATCAGCGTCAGCAGCAACCATTCCACCGGTGTACGTGTCAGCAGCAACCATTCCACCAGTGTCAGCAGCAACCATTCCATCAGCGTCAGCAGCAACCATTCCACCGGTGTACGTGTCAGCAGCAACCATTCCACCAGTGTCAGCAGCAACCATTCCATCAGCGTCAGCAGCAATGTCAGCAGCTAATCTACGAACAACTGCAGCCACTCAGCTACCATCATCTCAGATACCGCAAAGCAGCTCTAATTTGCCCAGTTTTGAG gttgtAGTACCCTATTCGCAGCAGACCCGAAAGTACATTATCAAAACTCCGACTCGACAGACTGCCATTAGGCGTTTGGTCCGAAAGAGTTACACCGCTCTTACCTCTGGTACCGTAAACTCTCCTAGGGCAAAGAGGGCATTGTTATCACAGTTGGCACTGACAATCAAAAATGAGATGAAGAAGATAGGTACAAATAAACATGATTCAATTTTAAGGGACAACAATGAAGCAGTGAAACGATTCAGCTGGGAGACAGTGAGATTGGAGCTTTATAAGATGGTTCCAACTCTCATGTCACTGCTTTCGCTGCTGATACCAAACCCAGAAAACCGTATACCCCTTATTTGCACTATTGCATCCCAATTGTTGAAGTGCAGGCATCAACACCTATCGTTAGTCCAGAGGGTTGTTTCCGTCATGTTGTATGGACATGGAACTCACAAGCAg GTGTTCAGCAATCTGCAGCCACTGAACTTATGCCTCTCCCACAAAGGATCGCTGAACATTGTGAGAGGTATTTCTCAAGACTATGACGTTGAAGTACAAGAGTGGCGGGACAAGTTGATTGAGAGAATCCCCAAACCCACTGCGGATGTATCG TATCGATCGCTGACACTACCATCACAAACCGCTACTGATGCGGACTACTCCCTGACAGAACAGGATGTACCTCTGAGCGAGCTTAACGCAAGCTTCTCATCTGATGACTATAGTCATCCAGATTTTAGTCCGATTACATCTGTTGAGGATAATGAGGTGGATGAGAACGTAGCAGATGATCTGGAGACCAGTTTAATCGTTGATGATCCTCAG AATCAAAGTGACCAGTCCCAGCCAACATCAAGTTCCACTTTCACCTGGACTGGATTTAAATTTGTTGGGGACAACCTCGATAAGAGGGTGAAGCCACGGTATCAAAGAGCAGATATGAGAGGCCATGAAGGGCACTATTTTCATGGTTTTGCTGTTCGTGATAGAATAGATATGTGCAGGTTTTCAGAAGAGAAACCATCTCGAGTTGAACCACAGGCATCAGAGCTACTAGCCTCCAGTGATGACGTCTCAGCTTACAAAACGGAGTTGGAGATACTAATTTCACG AATACTAGTTGAGCACATGGGAGATGTATTTGACAGTGAGAAGAAAAACGTCATGAAACACATCCCCAGTAAATACTCGGAGGAAATGGCATCTTCATCGAAAACG GTTCCGCTTAGTGTATTGCTTCTTAATGAGAATAAGCTGGAGGAGATGAGCCAAATTTTGAAGCACTACATGGAGCTGGTCCCTGCTTTGTCTTGTGAAGGCAAATTTACTCTTGGGAATGGAACCACTATCACGTTCGACGATAcaaggctatgggaagtgctTTTTGGAGGAGATCAATTAACGGTAGCCAGAATTCGTGGAACACAGACTCTGAGGGACACTGAGGAAAGCCCTGGAGATCGGCTTGAGGGCATCATCCCTGTGGTGGAGGACTGGCACACTAGGATGACCTTCTTGAGG CTTGTCTGGGGGCGTCACTATAGTAAAGAGTCTACCCGGGAAGTAGGCACCATGTATCACCTTCGAAATCTAATATGCAGGAATGTTGTACCAGCTGACCCGGAGAAGAACATGAATGCAGCCGAAGACTTTATGCTCCTCCTTGTACATTGCCATGTCACAGCAGCTGCACATCATTTAATGCAAAAGAAAGCTCACAATTTGGCCACGTTAACCAAGGAGATAATCGATACGTTTGTGCATTTTCAAGATGTTTCTCAGATTGGTCAAACAACACCCGATTCTAATGATAAGGTGCATCTATACGCCACAGAGCTTCTCTCGTTGGGTCTTCTTTGGTACGGGTTTCACGATGCTGTAAGGGAGGCAGATGGAGACCGCATATTAAGATACTGGAAGCTGCTTTTGGTGCCTTTCAAATCATCAGCGCATAGGAATTATGCCAAAGAAGCAGTGAATATTCTTTTTCAGTATCATTATGTATTTTCTGAGAGGCAAAAGATGCAGTTGCTGTGGAGCAGGTGTGTTAAcacaagaggttacaaaggtGCTAACATACCATGTGATTTATACATGGAGCATCTCAATCGAAGATTGAAGACAGTTGTTCGTGGCATGGGCTCCAATGTGTCACCAGATAAAATACAGAGAGCTGGGAAAACACTACAGCCGATACAAACTGTGTGCGAAGCATTTGAGAAAGAGACTACCAATGAAATACGAAGTGATAGGCATCCCTATCCATCTTTTGAAAAAGATTTTAAGCTAATTTTTGATACACTGATCAAAAACAAAGTGTTTAGCGATGTTCCTGGCCGAAACCATCCCAGTTATAAATTCAAGAAAAGTATTTTCAAACTGAACTCCAGAAATGAACTTATAAAAAAAGTTAACACAACCTTAAAGAAGCTAGTCTAG
- the LOC135350272 gene encoding uncharacterized protein LOC135350272 isoform X1 codes for MGLYCCLCANESLDNRRRKKLNGHSCSEAREVLVQLLPVPLHCIPETSASDSILCHQCEKQLKNVHAQQEKLCKVKKEATELINGLLSRHAEDNLLPPPPKRSRVMQEPPTPPIPSSVSVPTIPSVSAATIPPVSAATIPSASAATIPPVYVSAATIPPVSAATIPSASAATIPPVYVSAATIPPVSAATIPSASAAMSAANLRTTAATQLPSSQIPQSSSNLPSFEVVVPYSQQTRKYIIKTPTRQTAIRRLVRKSYTALTSGTVNSPRAKRALLSQLALTIKNEMKKIGTNKHDSILRDNNEAVKRFSWETVRLELYKMVPTLMSLLSLLIPNPENRIPLICTIASQLLKCRHQHLSLVQRVVSVMLYGHGTHKQVFSNLQPLNLCLSHKGSLNIVRGISQDYDVEVQEWRDKLIERIPKPTADVSVKFVSFSNFSVYRILISQYRSLTLPSQTATDADYSLTEQDVPLSELNASFSSDDYSHPDFSPITSVEDNEVDENVADDLETSLIVDDPQNQSDQSQPTSSSTFTWTGFKFVGDNLDKRVKPRYQRADMRGHEGHYFHGFAVRDRIDMCRFSEEKPSRVEPQASELLASSDDVSAYKTELEILISRILVEHMGDVFDSEKKNVMKHIPSKYSEEMASSSKTVPLSVLLLNENKLEEMSQILKHYMELVPALSCEGKFTLGNGTTITFDDTRLWEVLFGGDQLTVARIRGTQTLRDTEESPGDRLEGIIPVVEDWHTRMTFLRLVWGRHYSKESTREVGTMYHLRNLICRNVVPADPEKNMNAAEDFMLLLVHCHVTAAAHHLMQKKAHNLATLTKEIIDTFVHFQDVSQIGQTTPDSNDKVHLYATELLSLGLLWYGFHDAVREADGDRILRYWKLLLVPFKSSAHRNYAKEAVNILFQYHYVFSERQKMQLLWSRCVNTRGYKGANIPCDLYMEHLNRRLKTVVRGMGSNVSPDKIQRAGKTLQPIQTVCEAFEKETTNEIRSDRHPYPSFEKDFKLIFDTLIKNKVFSDVPGRNHPSYKFKKSIFKLNSRNELIKKVNTTLKKLV; via the exons ATGGGCCTCTACTGCTGTTTGTGTGCGAATGAGTCTCTGGACAACCGAAGGCGAAAGAAGCTCAATGGTCATAGCTGTTCTGAAGCAAGAGAAGTACTTGTGCAGCTCCTTCCAGTACCTCTGCATTGCATCCCTGAAACTAGTGCTAGTGACAGTATATTGTGTCACCAGTGCGAGAAACAACTGAAGAATGTCCATGCTCAACAAGAAAAGCTATGCAAGGTAAAGAAGGAAGCAACAGAGCTAATAAATGGTCTGCTTTCAAGACATGCAGAAGATAACTTATTACCACCACCACCAAAAAGAAGTAGAGTTATGCAGGAaccccccacaccacccatTCCATCATCTGTTTCAGTACCAACCATTCCATCAGTGTCAGCAGCAACCATTCCACCAGTGTCAGCAGCAACCATTCCATCAGCGTCAGCAGCAACCATTCCACCGGTGTACGTGTCAGCAGCAACCATTCCACCAGTGTCAGCAGCAACCATTCCATCAGCGTCAGCAGCAACCATTCCACCGGTGTACGTGTCAGCAGCAACCATTCCACCAGTGTCAGCAGCAACCATTCCATCAGCGTCAGCAGCAATGTCAGCAGCTAATCTACGAACAACTGCAGCCACTCAGCTACCATCATCTCAGATACCGCAAAGCAGCTCTAATTTGCCCAGTTTTGAG gttgtAGTACCCTATTCGCAGCAGACCCGAAAGTACATTATCAAAACTCCGACTCGACAGACTGCCATTAGGCGTTTGGTCCGAAAGAGTTACACCGCTCTTACCTCTGGTACCGTAAACTCTCCTAGGGCAAAGAGGGCATTGTTATCACAGTTGGCACTGACAATCAAAAATGAGATGAAGAAGATAGGTACAAATAAACATGATTCAATTTTAAGGGACAACAATGAAGCAGTGAAACGATTCAGCTGGGAGACAGTGAGATTGGAGCTTTATAAGATGGTTCCAACTCTCATGTCACTGCTTTCGCTGCTGATACCAAACCCAGAAAACCGTATACCCCTTATTTGCACTATTGCATCCCAATTGTTGAAGTGCAGGCATCAACACCTATCGTTAGTCCAGAGGGTTGTTTCCGTCATGTTGTATGGACATGGAACTCACAAGCAg GTGTTCAGCAATCTGCAGCCACTGAACTTATGCCTCTCCCACAAAGGATCGCTGAACATTGTGAGAGGTATTTCTCAAGACTATGACGTTGAAGTACAAGAGTGGCGGGACAAGTTGATTGAGAGAATCCCCAAACCCACTGCGGATGTATCGGTAAAATTTGTATCAtttagtaattttagcgtgtATAGAATACTCATATCACAGTATCGATCGCTGACACTACCATCACAAACCGCTACTGATGCGGACTACTCCCTGACAGAACAGGATGTACCTCTGAGCGAGCTTAACGCAAGCTTCTCATCTGATGACTATAGTCATCCAGATTTTAGTCCGATTACATCTGTTGAGGATAATGAGGTGGATGAGAACGTAGCAGATGATCTGGAGACCAGTTTAATCGTTGATGATCCTCAG AATCAAAGTGACCAGTCCCAGCCAACATCAAGTTCCACTTTCACCTGGACTGGATTTAAATTTGTTGGGGACAACCTCGATAAGAGGGTGAAGCCACGGTATCAAAGAGCAGATATGAGAGGCCATGAAGGGCACTATTTTCATGGTTTTGCTGTTCGTGATAGAATAGATATGTGCAGGTTTTCAGAAGAGAAACCATCTCGAGTTGAACCACAGGCATCAGAGCTACTAGCCTCCAGTGATGACGTCTCAGCTTACAAAACGGAGTTGGAGATACTAATTTCACG AATACTAGTTGAGCACATGGGAGATGTATTTGACAGTGAGAAGAAAAACGTCATGAAACACATCCCCAGTAAATACTCGGAGGAAATGGCATCTTCATCGAAAACG GTTCCGCTTAGTGTATTGCTTCTTAATGAGAATAAGCTGGAGGAGATGAGCCAAATTTTGAAGCACTACATGGAGCTGGTCCCTGCTTTGTCTTGTGAAGGCAAATTTACTCTTGGGAATGGAACCACTATCACGTTCGACGATAcaaggctatgggaagtgctTTTTGGAGGAGATCAATTAACGGTAGCCAGAATTCGTGGAACACAGACTCTGAGGGACACTGAGGAAAGCCCTGGAGATCGGCTTGAGGGCATCATCCCTGTGGTGGAGGACTGGCACACTAGGATGACCTTCTTGAGG CTTGTCTGGGGGCGTCACTATAGTAAAGAGTCTACCCGGGAAGTAGGCACCATGTATCACCTTCGAAATCTAATATGCAGGAATGTTGTACCAGCTGACCCGGAGAAGAACATGAATGCAGCCGAAGACTTTATGCTCCTCCTTGTACATTGCCATGTCACAGCAGCTGCACATCATTTAATGCAAAAGAAAGCTCACAATTTGGCCACGTTAACCAAGGAGATAATCGATACGTTTGTGCATTTTCAAGATGTTTCTCAGATTGGTCAAACAACACCCGATTCTAATGATAAGGTGCATCTATACGCCACAGAGCTTCTCTCGTTGGGTCTTCTTTGGTACGGGTTTCACGATGCTGTAAGGGAGGCAGATGGAGACCGCATATTAAGATACTGGAAGCTGCTTTTGGTGCCTTTCAAATCATCAGCGCATAGGAATTATGCCAAAGAAGCAGTGAATATTCTTTTTCAGTATCATTATGTATTTTCTGAGAGGCAAAAGATGCAGTTGCTGTGGAGCAGGTGTGTTAAcacaagaggttacaaaggtGCTAACATACCATGTGATTTATACATGGAGCATCTCAATCGAAGATTGAAGACAGTTGTTCGTGGCATGGGCTCCAATGTGTCACCAGATAAAATACAGAGAGCTGGGAAAACACTACAGCCGATACAAACTGTGTGCGAAGCATTTGAGAAAGAGACTACCAATGAAATACGAAGTGATAGGCATCCCTATCCATCTTTTGAAAAAGATTTTAAGCTAATTTTTGATACACTGATCAAAAACAAAGTGTTTAGCGATGTTCCTGGCCGAAACCATCCCAGTTATAAATTCAAGAAAAGTATTTTCAAACTGAACTCCAGAAATGAACTTATAAAAAAAGTTAACACAACCTTAAAGAAGCTAGTCTAG
- the LOC135350281 gene encoding cytochrome c oxidase assembly factor 5-like, whose product MMSSEESAAHSKKIGRACEGSKQELLKCLKESDCVKRGMSPKECLGTNATDCGHLQVAFFECKRSLLDNRVRFRGRKGY is encoded by the exons ATGATGTCTTCAGAGGAGAGTGCTGCACACAGTAAGAAGATAGGAAGGGCATGTGAGGGGTCAAAACAAGAATTACTGAAATGCCTCAAAGAAAGTGATTGTGTAAAG CGAGGTATGTCTCCCAAGGAGTGCCTGGGAACTAATGCTACTGATTGTGGACATCTGCAAGTGGCGTTCTTTGAATGCAAGCGATCATTA TTGGACAACAGAGTTCGATTCAGGGGAAGAAAAGGATATTGA
- the LOC135350276 gene encoding methionine adenosyltransferase 2 subunit beta-like translates to MANKVLVTGASGLLGREILRQFVFNGWDALGLAYSRVHGSLRKVDLCEEAQIEAVLDEFSPAVVVHSAAERRPDVVEKQTQSATALNVNATEKLASLCAKKNIYLLYISSDYVFDGNNAPYKPGDSTNPLNTYGQMKLDGEIAVRKYNQFGVLRIPVLYGSVESLGESAVTTLFQAVLDSSKPVKMNDFQLRYPTHVADCAQVCVGLANRQVSDGDSNAGGVWHWSAEECFTKYTMAMAMAQVFGLSSDHLVADKSPPSGAPRPFDCNLDTTETKKAVQVQQTPFKDGIRAVLESYLP, encoded by the exons ATGGCTAATAAAGTGCTTGTAACTGGAGCTTCCGGCCTTCTTGGAAGAGAAATTTTGAGACAGTTTGTGTTCAATGGATGGGATGCTCTAGGCCTAGCCTACTCCAGGGTCCATGGCTCCCTGAGAAAAGTTGATCTCTGTGAGGAGGCTCAAATTGAAGCAGTTCTTGATGAGTTCTCCCCTGCGGTGGTGGTGCACTCTGCTGCTGAAAGAAGACCTGATGTGGTAGAGAAGCAAACACAATCCGCTACTGCCCTAAATGTTAACGCTACTGAGAAGTTAGCGTCGCTCTGTGCTAAGAAAAACATC TATCTTCTTTACATAAGTTCCGACTACGTATTTGATGGAAATAATGCACCTTACAAGCCTGGGGATTCCACCAATCCACTCAACACGTATGGACAAATGAAACTCGATGGAGAAATTGCCGTGAGAAAGTACAATCAATTTGGTGTGCTGAGAATTCCCGTTCTATATGGAAGTGTAGAATCGCTGGGAGAAAGTGCCGTTACAACTCTATTTCAAGCTGTCTTGGATTCGAGCAAGCCTGTCAAGATGAACGATTTTCAACTCCGATATCCCACCCATGTAGCTGACTGTGCCCAAGTTTGTGTTGGGTTAGCGAACAGACAAGTGAGCGACGGTGACAGTAATGCTGGTGGAGTATGGCATTGGAGTGCTGAGGAATGTTTCACCAAGTACACTATGGCAATGGCTATGGCTCAGGTGTTTGGACTCAGTAGTGATCACTTGGTTGCTGACAAAAGTCCTCCCAGTGGAGCTCCAAGGCCGTTTGACTGTAATTTAGATACAACAGAAACAAAGAAAGCTGTGCAAGTTCAACAAACACCCTTCAAAGATGGAATTCGAGCAGTCCTTGAGTCATATCTCCCATAA